In Phoenix dactylifera cultivar Barhee BC4 chromosome 11, palm_55x_up_171113_PBpolish2nd_filt_p, whole genome shotgun sequence, the following are encoded in one genomic region:
- the LOC103709307 gene encoding bidirectional sugar transporter SWEET2a-like codes for MISSGPSFYGICTYAAGIAGNLFALVLFVSPIPTFQRIVRNKSTEQFSGLPYVYSLLSCLICMWYGLPCVSYGVILVATVNSIGAVFQLVYVALFITYADTTRRLKMSGLLIAVLCVCSLIIYVSLELFDHQSRRTFVGYLSIASLISMFASPLFIINLVIRTRSVEFMPFYLSLATFLMSVSFFAYGLLLHDFFVYVPNGIGTVLGVIQLFLYAYYCRKPREESRLPLLGSHG; via the exons ATGATATCTTCAGGGCCGTCCTTCTACGGCATCTGCACCTATGCGGCTGGAATTGCTG GGAACCTCTTTGCACTTGTTTTGTTTGTCTCACCGAT ACCTACGTTCCAAAGAATTGTCAGAAACAAATCAACAGAGCAATTCTCAGGGTTACCCTATGTGTATTCCCTCTTGAGCTGCTTGATCTGCATGTGGTATGGCCTTCCATGCGTGTCCTATGGCGTAATCTTGGTTGCCACAGTCAATTCCATTGGTGCTGTTTTTCAGCTGGTCTATGTGGCCCTCTTCATTACATATGCAGATACTACAAGAAGG CTGAAGATGTCTGGATTGCTGATAGCAGTTCTCTGTGTTTGTTCTCTCATCATATATGTCAGCCTTGAGTTGTTCGACCACCAATCACGGCGAACTTTTGTTGGATATCTTAGCATTGCTTCTCTCATTTCGATGTTTGCATCCcctttatttattatt AATTTGGTGATACGGACAAGGAGTGTCGAGTTCATGCCTTTCTATCTATCCCTGGCAACCTTCTTGATGAGTGTATCATTCTTTGCATATGGGTTGCTGTTGCATGACTTTTTCGTATAT GTTCCAAACGGGATTGGAACAGTCTTGGGAGtcatacaattgtttctatatGCATACTATTGCAGGAAACCAAGAGAAGAATCTAGGCTTCCATTGCTGGGGTCACATGGATGA